One Microbacterium sp. W4I20 DNA window includes the following coding sequences:
- a CDS encoding sensor histidine kinase, with translation MIRPLSRTALILDIIGAALLFLLLTPTSVVFYGPTTGGTVIQGTSVGAVVVAGILMFGGVAIGRLAPGLALGAAWAGALVQMLAGFGPLPIDLAILLVLYATAAWGTQRVLWLGFASTLVGGLIAAAYMVLVSGVAFGSGSGWDQLTGGVLLLIVSVLALGFAWVCGLLWRVVLRSRRTRSAQLQAESVAAEEQERVRIARDMHDIVAHSLAVVIAQADGARYVAATKPEMATEALGTIAQTARGALSDVRMLLTQLRHRQGDGPQPTLADLEALFAQVRQAGVEPLVTVDPMPPGEPPGAIQLAVYRILQEALTNAIRHGDGTVHVHLSWLPDRVDIEVRNTVVGDAPAAGGGHGLIGMRERAQLVGGSLQAERRGAQFVVSGSLPIAASADLGLGQ, from the coding sequence GTGATCCGCCCGCTCTCTCGCACGGCGCTGATCCTCGACATCATCGGGGCGGCGCTGCTCTTCCTCCTCCTGACACCGACGTCCGTCGTGTTCTACGGTCCCACCACCGGCGGAACCGTCATCCAGGGGACGAGCGTCGGCGCGGTGGTCGTCGCGGGCATCCTCATGTTCGGCGGTGTGGCGATCGGCCGACTGGCTCCGGGGCTGGCGCTCGGCGCCGCGTGGGCGGGTGCGCTGGTGCAGATGCTGGCGGGGTTCGGTCCGCTTCCGATCGACCTGGCGATCCTGCTCGTGCTCTACGCGACGGCGGCCTGGGGAACGCAGCGCGTACTCTGGCTCGGCTTCGCCTCGACGCTGGTCGGCGGTCTGATCGCCGCGGCGTACATGGTGCTGGTGAGCGGCGTCGCGTTCGGCTCCGGCAGTGGCTGGGACCAGCTCACCGGCGGCGTGCTGCTCCTCATAGTCTCGGTCCTCGCCCTGGGCTTCGCGTGGGTGTGCGGTCTTCTCTGGCGGGTCGTGCTGCGGTCGCGGCGTACCCGCTCGGCACAGCTGCAGGCGGAGTCGGTCGCTGCGGAGGAGCAGGAGCGCGTGCGCATCGCGCGGGACATGCACGACATCGTCGCCCACTCCCTCGCCGTCGTGATCGCCCAGGCAGACGGAGCCCGCTACGTCGCGGCCACGAAGCCCGAGATGGCCACGGAGGCGCTCGGCACGATCGCCCAGACCGCGCGGGGCGCGTTGAGCGACGTGCGGATGCTGCTCACCCAGCTCCGCCACCGTCAGGGCGACGGCCCGCAACCGACCCTCGCCGACCTCGAGGCGCTCTTCGCGCAGGTGCGCCAGGCGGGTGTCGAGCCGCTCGTCACGGTGGACCCGATGCCGCCGGGGGAGCCGCCGGGCGCGATCCAGCTGGCGGTGTACCGCATCCTCCAGGAGGCGCTCACCAATGCGATCCGGCACGGCGACGGCACGGTGCACGTGCATCTCAGCTGGCTGCCCGACCGGGTCGACATCGAGGTGCGCAACACGGTCGTCGGCGACGCGCCGGCCGCCGGGGGCGGACACGGCCTCATCGGCATGCGCGAGCGTGCCCAGCTCGTCGGCGGTAGTCTGCAAGCCGAGCGTCGGGGCGCGCAGTTCGTCGTGAGCGGCTCGCTCCCGATCGCCGCCTCGGCTGATCTCGGGCTCGGACAGTGA
- a CDS encoding class I SAM-dependent methyltransferase, whose translation MASYTHGHHESVLRSHNVRDIANSAAYLRPHLTDTTRLLDIGAGPGTITLDFAGVVAHVTATEIDDDVLSLSRDLAAARGVTNLDFSVEDVHALTFSDESFDVVHAHQVLQHVADPVQALREMRRVTAPGGIVAARDADYAGFLWFPVLPELDRWLDLYRRAARANGGEPDAGRRLLSWARAAGFEDVTATASTWCYATPAERAWWGGMWADRILESALTRQLVDSGMATPADLQDISDAWKRWADDGDGWFVVPHGEILCRV comes from the coding sequence ATGGCTTCCTACACGCACGGACACCACGAGTCCGTCCTCCGGTCGCACAACGTGCGCGACATCGCGAACTCCGCCGCCTACCTGCGCCCGCATCTCACAGACACGACGCGTCTTCTCGACATCGGCGCCGGCCCCGGAACGATCACCCTCGATTTCGCCGGAGTCGTCGCCCACGTCACGGCCACCGAGATCGATGACGACGTCCTGTCCCTGTCGCGCGATCTCGCCGCCGCGCGCGGCGTCACGAACCTCGACTTCTCGGTCGAGGACGTGCATGCGCTCACCTTCTCCGACGAGTCCTTCGACGTGGTGCACGCGCACCAGGTGCTGCAGCACGTCGCCGATCCCGTGCAGGCCCTCCGCGAGATGCGGCGAGTCACCGCGCCCGGAGGCATCGTCGCCGCCCGCGACGCCGACTACGCAGGCTTCCTGTGGTTCCCGGTGCTGCCCGAGCTCGACCGCTGGCTCGATCTGTACCGCCGTGCGGCCCGGGCCAACGGAGGTGAGCCGGATGCCGGGAGGCGGCTGCTGTCCTGGGCGCGCGCTGCGGGCTTCGAGGACGTCACGGCGACGGCATCCACCTGGTGCTACGCAACGCCCGCCGAGCGTGCGTGGTGGGGTGGGATGTGGGCCGACCGCATCCTCGAGTCCGCGCTGACGCGTCAGCTCGTCGACAGCGGGATGGCGACTCCGGCCGACCTCCAGGACATCAGCGACGCCTGGAAGCGCTGGGCCGATGACGGCGACGGCTGGTTCGTCGTGCCGCACGGCGAGATCCTCTGCCGGGTCTAA
- a CDS encoding AMP-binding protein, with product MTVLIPTDAEDPTLLRPVLQRALEAGPAVGFGMLAGSPDEVPDGIAVVIATSGSSGIPKRVALSADALRASAEATAARIGSGRWLLALPAGYVAGLQVLVRSILAGTEPATIDGRFSPRSFAEATLAMLRPAAGSTTGIPELFTSLVPAQIATLLDAADETAVRAALQAYRAILVGGQSLPEPLREQAADLGVRLVRTYGSTETSGGCVYDGVPLDTTGVRVVDGELRIAGPMLAEGYLGDDALTARMFVRDEHGIRWYRTGDLGIVENDVVRVHGRADNVIVSGGINISLDRVEKIVRRIPGLAGAVVVGVEDARWGEASVIVAARGEALRRSEAEQLEHARDAVAEEIGAPARPARLILVDELQTLVSGKPDREAIRRAVAGLQ from the coding sequence ATGACCGTTCTGATCCCGACGGATGCGGAAGATCCGACCCTGCTGCGGCCCGTTCTGCAGCGCGCGCTCGAGGCCGGACCGGCCGTGGGATTCGGGATGCTCGCGGGGAGCCCCGATGAGGTGCCCGACGGCATCGCGGTGGTCATCGCAACGTCGGGGTCGAGCGGCATCCCCAAACGGGTCGCCCTGAGTGCGGACGCATTGCGGGCGAGCGCGGAGGCGACCGCCGCCCGCATCGGCAGCGGCCGCTGGCTGCTCGCGCTGCCCGCGGGCTATGTGGCGGGGCTCCAAGTGCTGGTCCGCTCGATCCTGGCGGGCACGGAGCCGGCGACCATCGACGGTCGGTTCTCGCCGCGGTCGTTCGCCGAGGCGACGCTGGCGATGCTGCGTCCTGCGGCCGGCTCCACCACCGGCATCCCCGAGCTGTTCACCTCTCTCGTCCCCGCCCAGATCGCGACGCTGCTCGATGCCGCCGACGAGACCGCGGTGCGCGCAGCGCTGCAGGCCTACCGTGCGATCCTCGTGGGCGGCCAGTCGCTACCGGAGCCGCTGCGCGAGCAGGCGGCCGATCTCGGCGTGCGGCTCGTGCGCACCTACGGCTCGACCGAGACGAGCGGTGGATGCGTGTACGACGGCGTACCGCTCGACACCACCGGCGTCCGCGTCGTCGACGGCGAGCTCCGCATCGCGGGCCCGATGCTCGCGGAGGGGTATCTCGGTGACGACGCCCTGACCGCGCGCATGTTCGTGCGCGATGAGCACGGCATCCGCTGGTATCGCACCGGCGATCTGGGCATCGTGGAGAACGACGTCGTGCGGGTGCACGGCCGTGCCGACAACGTCATCGTGTCGGGTGGCATCAACATCTCGCTCGATCGTGTGGAGAAGATCGTGCGTCGCATCCCCGGACTCGCGGGTGCCGTCGTCGTCGGTGTCGAGGATGCGCGCTGGGGCGAGGCATCGGTCATCGTCGCCGCCAGAGGCGAGGCGCTCCGGCGCAGCGAGGCCGAGCAGCTCGAGCACGCGCGCGACGCCGTCGCCGAGGAGATCGGCGCCCCGGCGAGACCCGCGCGGCTCATCCTGGTCGACGAGCTGCAGACGCTCGTGTCAGGGAAGCCCGACCGCGAGGCGATCCGGCGGGCGGTCGCAGGACTGCAGTGA
- a CDS encoding 1,4-dihydroxy-2-naphthoyl-CoA synthase produces MTTASVSDLFDPAEWVLAPGAEDYTDITAHVTHDGGVARIAFNRPEVRNAFRPHTVDELYRALDIARQDSRIGAVLLTGNGPSPKDGGWAFCSGGDQRIRGRDGYKYSESETVVQDAARGGRLHILEVQRLIRFMPKVVIAVVPGWAAGGGHSLHVVCDLTIASAEEARFKQTDADVGSFDAGYGSAYMARQTGQKFAREVFFLAEEYSAQRAYEAGAVNRVVPHADLEREALKMARTVLTKSPTAIRMLKFAFNAVDDGLVGQQVFAGEATRLAYGTDEAVEGRDSFLEKRDPDWSSFPWHY; encoded by the coding sequence GTGACCACCGCATCCGTCTCCGATCTGTTCGACCCGGCCGAATGGGTGCTCGCGCCCGGTGCCGAGGACTACACCGACATCACCGCGCATGTCACCCACGACGGCGGTGTCGCCCGCATCGCGTTCAACCGGCCGGAGGTGCGGAACGCCTTCCGTCCGCACACCGTCGACGAGCTGTACCGAGCGCTCGACATCGCCCGCCAGGACTCGAGGATCGGTGCGGTGCTGCTCACCGGGAACGGGCCGAGCCCGAAGGACGGCGGCTGGGCGTTCTGCTCCGGCGGCGATCAGCGCATCCGCGGACGCGACGGGTACAAGTACTCCGAATCCGAGACGGTGGTGCAGGATGCCGCGCGCGGCGGCCGGCTGCACATCCTCGAGGTACAACGCCTGATCCGCTTCATGCCGAAGGTCGTCATCGCGGTCGTCCCCGGGTGGGCGGCCGGCGGAGGGCACTCGCTGCACGTCGTGTGCGACCTGACGATCGCTTCGGCTGAGGAGGCGCGTTTCAAGCAGACGGATGCCGACGTCGGCAGCTTCGACGCCGGATACGGCTCCGCGTACATGGCTCGGCAGACCGGGCAGAAGTTCGCCCGCGAGGTGTTCTTCCTCGCCGAGGAGTACTCCGCGCAGCGCGCCTACGAGGCCGGAGCCGTCAACCGGGTCGTCCCGCACGCCGACCTCGAGCGCGAGGCGCTGAAGATGGCGCGCACCGTGCTGACCAAGTCGCCGACGGCGATCCGCATGCTGAAGTTCGCCTTCAACGCCGTCGACGACGGGCTGGTCGGCCAGCAGGTGTTCGCCGGTGAGGCGACGCGTCTGGCCTACGGCACCGACGAGGCCGTCGAGGGTCGCGACTCGTTCCTCGAGAAGCGCGACCCGGACTGGTCGTCGTTCCCCTGGCACTACTGA
- a CDS encoding permease prefix domain 1-containing protein — protein MPTTTTLTEKYISATIRSLPATSQADVRAELEASIADAVEARTDQGEPRDSAERAVLTELGDPGALAADYADRPLHLIGPRYFLVWWRLFKLLLWIVPACAAFGVAIAKILEFATIGETIGAIVVVIIQVIVNLGFWTVLVFAILERTVPVPEAQWTVDQLPEHYETRAGWSEMIGSVIFLALAAAAILWDALRGFVRADGEALPILNPELWPWGMTALLVLMMAELALAIAVYRVGRWTVPLAVVNTVLAVAFAVPALYLLITGQLVNPEFLNYLATEHGEELAMANAGAAEQGGVFRVVTTVFAVVTAGIVVWDIIDGWVKTARARRA, from the coding sequence ATGCCTACGACGACCACTCTCACCGAGAAGTACATCAGCGCCACGATCCGCAGCCTGCCCGCGACCTCGCAGGCCGACGTGCGCGCCGAGCTCGAGGCGTCGATCGCCGATGCGGTCGAAGCCCGCACCGATCAGGGCGAACCTCGCGACTCGGCCGAGCGCGCCGTCCTCACCGAGCTCGGCGACCCGGGGGCCCTGGCCGCCGACTACGCGGATCGCCCGCTCCACCTCATCGGACCGCGCTACTTCCTCGTCTGGTGGCGACTGTTCAAGCTGCTGCTGTGGATCGTCCCCGCGTGCGCAGCATTCGGTGTCGCGATCGCGAAGATCCTCGAGTTCGCCACGATCGGCGAGACCATCGGTGCGATCGTCGTGGTCATCATCCAGGTGATCGTCAACCTGGGCTTCTGGACCGTGCTGGTCTTCGCCATCCTGGAGCGGACGGTGCCGGTCCCGGAGGCGCAGTGGACGGTCGACCAGCTTCCGGAGCACTACGAGACCCGCGCCGGCTGGTCGGAGATGATCGGCTCGGTCATCTTCCTCGCTCTCGCCGCCGCCGCGATTCTGTGGGACGCGCTGCGCGGCTTCGTCCGGGCGGACGGCGAGGCGCTGCCGATCCTGAACCCGGAGCTGTGGCCGTGGGGGATGACCGCGCTGCTCGTGCTCATGATGGCCGAGCTGGCGCTCGCGATCGCGGTCTACCGGGTGGGCCGCTGGACCGTCCCGCTTGCCGTGGTCAACACCGTGCTGGCCGTCGCGTTCGCGGTCCCCGCGCTGTACCTCCTCATCACGGGACAGCTGGTCAACCCGGAGTTCCTGAACTACCTGGCGACCGAGCACGGCGAGGAGCTCGCTATGGCGAACGCCGGAGCGGCCGAGCAGGGCGGCGTGTTCCGGGTCGTCACGACCGTGTTCGCCGTGGTCACCGCCGGGATCGTCGTCTGGGACATCATCGACGGATGGGTGAAGACCGCCCGCGCTCGCCGCGCCTGA
- a CDS encoding PadR family transcriptional regulator produces MNETLDTHLQELRRGTIVLACLQLLRSAGYGYGLLEELERRGFATDANTLYPLLRRLEKQEYLTSEWNTDEARPRKFYRTSEAGIRLADTLTDEWRSLTTAIASLTSEEN; encoded by the coding sequence ATGAACGAAACCCTCGACACGCACCTGCAGGAGCTGCGGCGCGGCACCATCGTGCTCGCCTGCCTGCAGCTGCTGCGCTCGGCGGGCTACGGCTACGGGCTGCTCGAGGAGCTCGAGCGCCGCGGCTTCGCCACCGACGCGAACACGCTGTACCCCCTGCTCCGCCGGTTGGAGAAGCAGGAGTACCTCACGAGCGAGTGGAACACCGACGAGGCCAGGCCCCGCAAGTTCTATCGCACCTCGGAAGCCGGGATCCGGCTCGCCGACACCCTCACCGACGAATGGCGATCCCTGACGACCGCGATCGCGTCCCTCACCTCCGAGGAGAACTGA
- a CDS encoding GNAT family N-acetyltransferase gives MSVQIEPVDPADDESVDAWWDAYAAAERADRGDDTPVWTREETRSALQHPSAVVDRRIFLLREGSEVVGSAGLGLPLKDNTHVAHLSISVPPEHRRRGVGSAALSYLEAEAAASGRRVVQSTAAWPHALGSDGAGSPGREFARRHGYDLALGDVQNRLDLPLDPALIDRLESELATAVGGYRIHSWVGPVPEDVVEGWAALDASVDTEAPSGDLDIEPAKPDVASIRENEDLITRQRRVSFGTLASTPEGEAAAFTQLVVSGDDGNAYQWGTLVRRADRGHRLGTAVKLANLRMLQRESPQTRTVLTYNAESNTQMLAVNTLLGFRPSERMGELQKRLE, from the coding sequence ATGAGCGTGCAGATCGAACCCGTCGACCCGGCGGACGACGAGAGCGTCGATGCGTGGTGGGATGCCTATGCGGCCGCCGAGCGCGCGGACCGCGGCGACGACACCCCGGTCTGGACCCGCGAAGAGACGCGCAGCGCACTGCAGCATCCTTCCGCCGTCGTGGACCGCCGCATCTTCCTTCTGCGGGAGGGATCAGAGGTCGTCGGCTCGGCCGGTCTGGGGCTTCCGCTCAAGGACAACACGCACGTCGCCCATCTCTCGATCAGCGTGCCGCCGGAACATCGCCGGCGCGGTGTGGGCTCGGCAGCCCTGTCGTACCTCGAAGCCGAGGCCGCGGCATCCGGGCGTCGCGTCGTGCAGAGCACCGCGGCCTGGCCTCACGCCCTCGGCTCCGACGGAGCGGGCTCACCCGGGCGGGAGTTCGCGCGACGCCACGGATACGACCTCGCACTGGGCGACGTGCAGAACCGCCTCGACCTTCCGCTCGACCCCGCGCTGATCGATCGACTCGAATCCGAGCTCGCCACGGCCGTCGGTGGATACCGGATCCACAGCTGGGTCGGGCCCGTGCCGGAGGACGTCGTGGAGGGGTGGGCCGCCCTCGACGCATCCGTCGACACCGAGGCTCCCAGCGGCGACCTCGACATCGAGCCGGCGAAGCCCGACGTGGCGAGCATCCGCGAGAACGAAGACCTCATCACCCGTCAGAGGCGCGTCTCCTTCGGCACGCTGGCGTCGACGCCCGAGGGGGAAGCAGCCGCCTTCACTCAGCTCGTCGTCTCCGGCGACGACGGGAACGCCTATCAATGGGGAACGCTCGTGCGGCGGGCAGACCGCGGACACCGGCTCGGCACGGCCGTGAAGCTCGCCAATCTCCGGATGCTGCAGCGCGAGAGCCCGCAGACGCGCACGGTGCTCACCTATAACGCCGAGTCCAACACGCAGATGCTGGCCGTCAACACCCTCCTCGGCTTCCGCCCGAGCGAGCGCATGGGGGAATTGCAGAAGCGGCTGGAATGA
- a CDS encoding o-succinylbenzoate synthase — translation MLPPLADLIASARVVSLPMHTRFRGVDTREALLFEGPEGWAEFSPFVEYEDAEASTWLAAAIDFAWRRQPDALRDRIHVNATIPAVDASQVADLMARFAGCRTAKVKVAEPGQTLADDVARVRAVREAMGPEGRIRIDANGVWNVDEAEHALHALNEFDLEYVEQPCATVPELADLRKRVKYMGIPVAADESVRKSSDPLAVARARAADILVIKAQPLGGVTHALQIVTAAGLPVVVSSALDTAIGLSQGAALAAALPHLDYDCGLGTSSLFLDDVAELRPVDGSIPVGRVTPDAAALTHLAASDDRRDWWLERLERCHAVLASA, via the coding sequence ATGCTCCCCCCGCTCGCAGACCTCATCGCCTCCGCCCGAGTCGTCTCCCTCCCGATGCACACCCGCTTCCGCGGCGTCGACACCCGAGAGGCCCTGCTCTTCGAGGGGCCGGAGGGATGGGCGGAGTTCTCCCCGTTCGTCGAGTACGAGGATGCCGAGGCGTCGACCTGGCTGGCGGCGGCCATCGACTTCGCCTGGCGGAGGCAGCCCGATGCCCTGCGCGACCGCATCCACGTCAACGCCACGATCCCTGCGGTCGACGCCTCGCAGGTGGCCGACCTGATGGCGCGTTTCGCCGGATGCCGAACCGCCAAGGTGAAGGTGGCCGAGCCCGGTCAGACTCTCGCGGATGATGTGGCGCGGGTGCGCGCCGTGCGCGAGGCGATGGGCCCCGAGGGCCGCATCCGCATCGATGCGAACGGGGTGTGGAACGTCGATGAGGCCGAGCACGCCCTGCACGCGCTCAACGAGTTCGATCTCGAGTACGTCGAGCAGCCGTGCGCGACCGTGCCGGAGCTCGCCGACCTGCGAAAGCGCGTGAAGTACATGGGCATCCCGGTGGCCGCGGATGAGAGCGTACGCAAATCGTCCGACCCGCTCGCCGTGGCACGCGCCCGCGCCGCCGACATCCTCGTGATCAAGGCGCAGCCGCTGGGCGGAGTGACCCACGCGCTGCAGATCGTGACGGCGGCCGGCCTCCCCGTGGTCGTCTCGAGCGCGCTCGACACCGCGATCGGCCTGTCGCAGGGCGCCGCCCTCGCGGCAGCACTCCCCCACCTCGACTACGACTGCGGACTCGGCACCTCATCGCTGTTCCTTGATGACGTCGCCGAGCTGCGGCCCGTCGACGGGTCGATCCCCGTCGGGCGGGTGACGCCGGATGCCGCGGCTCTCACCCATCTCGCCGCCTCCGACGACCGCCGCGACTGGTGGCTCGAGCGGCTCGAGCGCTGCCACGCGGTGCTCGCGTCAGCCTGA
- a CDS encoding TetR/AcrR family transcriptional regulator — MTTPATRSRENTRARLLEAAAQVFAEVGLDGASVEAVCERAGFTRGAFYSNFESKDELFLMLSASVAEERVNAVRTQVSEMTAEGALSPGCDPIDLVQRVMELGSDDRLGVMLMSEIRIRALRDPQFGIAYLAQEREMVASIAQIIEDIAAVGVLKLHLPAEEAALMLMIVWEGMTVRGAMAGQDDAGLRRSGSDELGRLVQLLVAE; from the coding sequence ATGACGACACCCGCGACCCGCAGTCGCGAGAACACGCGAGCGCGTCTTCTCGAGGCGGCGGCACAGGTCTTCGCCGAAGTCGGACTGGACGGTGCATCCGTCGAGGCCGTGTGCGAGCGCGCCGGATTCACCCGGGGGGCGTTCTACTCCAACTTCGAGTCCAAGGACGAGCTCTTCCTCATGCTCTCGGCCAGTGTCGCCGAGGAGCGGGTGAATGCGGTCCGGACCCAGGTCTCGGAGATGACCGCGGAGGGCGCGCTCTCGCCCGGCTGCGATCCGATCGATCTCGTGCAGAGGGTGATGGAGCTCGGGAGCGATGACCGCCTCGGAGTGATGCTGATGAGCGAGATCCGCATCCGCGCGCTCCGCGACCCGCAGTTCGGCATCGCCTACCTGGCGCAGGAGCGGGAGATGGTCGCGAGCATCGCGCAGATCATCGAGGACATCGCCGCTGTCGGCGTCTTGAAGCTGCACCTGCCTGCGGAGGAGGCGGCGCTCATGCTCATGATCGTCTGGGAGGGCATGACGGTTCGTGGCGCCATGGCCGGCCAGGACGACGCGGGGCTCCGCCGCTCAGGCAGCGACGAACTCGGGCGACTGGTGCAGTTGCTCGTCGCCGAGTAG